A genomic region of Oryza glaberrima chromosome 1, OglaRS2, whole genome shotgun sequence contains the following coding sequences:
- the LOC127782464 gene encoding tyrosine--tRNA ligase, chloroplastic/mitochondrial encodes MASIAMAASLRTFLRPHRCRLLLRQSRSLSASAAPAGAAAASTVIRRSVVEVLRERGLVEATTSESLGSASASPRELKAYCGFDPTAESLHLGNLLGLVVLSWFRRCGHNAVALVGGATGRVGDPSGKSAERPELNLAAVETNSNAIKSLIGQILDRAPEPSQHSQSGKNLNLEQNEQALVNSGEKMGSFQILDNYDWWKDITLLDFLKEVGRFARVGTMIAKESVKKRLMSEDGMSYTEFTYQLLQGYDFLYMFRNMGVNVQIGGSDQWGNITAGTELIRKILQVEGAHGLTFPLLLKSDGTKFGKTEDGAIWLSPKMLSPYKFYQYFFSVPDIDVIRFMKILTFMSLDEIQELEESMKKPGYVPNTIQRRLAEEVTRFVHGEEGLEEALKATEALRPGAQTQLDSQTIEGIADDVPSCFLPYGQVLKSPLVDLAVSTGLLASKSAVRRLIKQGGLYLNNIRIDSEDKLVEEGDVVDGKVLLLSAGKKNKMVVRIS; translated from the coding sequence gtctcctcctccgccagaGCCGCAGCCTCTCCGCCAGCGCCGCCCcggccggtgccgccgccgcatccacggTTATCCGGCGCAGCGTAGTGGAGGTGCTCCGGGAGCGGGGGCTCGTGGAGGCCACCACTTCTGAGTCTCTGGGGTCGGCTTCAGCGAGCCCTAGGGAGCTCAAGGCGTACTGCGGCTTCGACCCCACGGCGGAGAGCCTCCACCTCGGGAACCTCCTCGGGCTCGTCGTGCTCTCCTGGTTCCGCCGCTGCGGTCACAACGCCGtcgcgctcgtcggcggcgccaccggccgTGTCGGTGACCCCTCTGGAAAGAGCGCCGAGCGGCCCGagctcaacctcgccgccgtcgagaccAACTCCAACGCTATCAAATCGCTCATCGGCCAGATCCTTGACCGTGCACCCGAGCCCTCCCAACATTCGCAATCCGGTAAAAACTTGAACTTGGAGCAAAATGAGCAGGCTTTGGTCAATTCGGGAGAAAAGATGGGTTCTTTTCAGATCCTTGATAACTATGACTGGTGGAAGGACATCACGCTGCTGGATTTCCTCAAGGAGGTGGGGAGATTCGCTCGTGTTGGGACGATGATAGCCAAGGAGAGTGTCAAGAAGCGGCTTATGTCCGAGGACGGAATGAGCTACACTGAGTTCACCTACCAGCTGTTGCAGGGGTATGACTTCCTTTACATGTTCCGCAATATGGGTGTTAATGTGCAGATTGGAGGAAGTGATCAGTGGGGAAACATCACAGCAGGGACTGAGTTAATTCGGAAGATTTTACAGGTTGAGGGGGCACACGGCCTGACATTCCCACTACTGCTGAAGAGTGATGGGACAAAGTTTGGCAAGACGGAGGATGGAGCAATCTGGCTTTCGCCCAAGATGTTGTCACCATACAAATTCTATCAGTACTTCTTCTCAGTGCCAGATATTGATGTCATAAGGTTTATGAAGATACTGACATTCATGAGCCTGGATGAGATTCAGGAGCTGGAAGAGTCGATGAAGAAGCCTGGCTATGTGCCGAACACAATTCAGAGGAGGCTTGCAGAAGAGGTCACACGTTTTGTGCATGGCGAGGAGGGATTGGAGGAAGCGTTGAAAGCCACGGAAGCCTTACGGCCTGGGGCACAGACTCAGTTGGATTCACAAACAATTGAGGGGATAGCAGATGACGTACCATCATGCTTTTTGCCATATGGCCAAGTTTTGAAGTCTCCCCTGGTTGATCTAGCAGTCTCCACAGGTTTGCTTGCTAGCAAATCAGCGGTTAGGCGGCTTATTAAGCAAGGGGGGCTATacttaaataacataagaattGATAGCGAGGATAAGTTGGTTGAGGAAGGTGATGTAGTTGATGGGAAAGTGCTGTTGCTATCTGCTGGAAAGAAGAACAAGATGGTTGTGAGGATATCTTGA